One region of Halomicrobium urmianum genomic DNA includes:
- a CDS encoding Rid family detoxifying hydrolase: protein MEEIHTDAAPASIGPFSQGIRDGNRIFVSGQGPVDPDSGEVVGDDIRKQTARTLENVGAVLEAGGSSLDGVVKSTVFVTDMSNYDAVNEVYSEYVSNPYPARSAVEVDELPIDIDVEIEVIATTDP from the coding sequence ATGGAAGAGATACACACGGATGCGGCACCTGCAAGTATCGGCCCGTTTTCGCAGGGAATTAGGGACGGCAACCGGATCTTCGTCTCGGGGCAAGGGCCCGTCGATCCTGACTCCGGGGAAGTCGTCGGCGACGACATCCGGAAGCAGACGGCCCGGACGTTGGAGAACGTCGGTGCCGTCCTCGAAGCCGGCGGGAGTTCCCTTGACGGAGTAGTGAAATCGACTGTGTTCGTCACAGATATGTCGAACTACGATGCCGTCAACGAAGTGTACTCGGAGTACGTGAGCAACCCGTACCCCGCGCGCAGCGCAGTCGAAGTCGACGAGCTCCCCATCGATATCGACGTTGAGATCGAAGTGATCGCTACAACGGATCCATGA
- a CDS encoding formylglycine-generating enzyme family protein produces MAEDDPACCAATRNEDPTYPKQEDMDYAGNSPAMPPASPDDDRTTAMIRLDGGTFQMGTNSDVGFPQDGEGPARNVTVAPFYVDKYAVTNAQFLEFVRETGYTTDAEKYRWSFVFQDFLTDEAREHVIQNVEAAPWWMAVEGATWLRPYGPGSNVIEDDLLKHPVTHVSWRDAQAYAEWAGKRLPTEAEWEYAARGGLEGKRFPWGDELKPDGEHRCNIWQGEFPERNTGDDGYLATAPVNEYEPNGYGLYNVSGNVWEWCADWFSPDYHTTDAYDPDNPTGPSEGDQRVMRGGSHLCHRSWCNRYRVAARSKNTPDSSTSNIGFRCVVDANPE; encoded by the coding sequence ATGGCCGAGGACGACCCAGCGTGCTGTGCTGCTACCCGGAACGAGGATCCCACCTACCCTAAGCAAGAAGATATGGACTACGCTGGCAATTCCCCTGCAATGCCGCCTGCCTCGCCGGACGACGACCGGACGACAGCGATGATCCGTCTTGACGGTGGGACGTTTCAGATGGGGACGAACTCCGATGTGGGCTTCCCTCAGGATGGCGAGGGACCAGCCCGCAACGTGACAGTCGCCCCCTTCTATGTCGACAAGTACGCAGTGACGAACGCGCAGTTTCTCGAGTTCGTCCGTGAAACAGGTTACACGACTGACGCTGAGAAATATAGATGGTCATTTGTCTTTCAGGACTTTCTCACCGACGAGGCGCGCGAGCACGTCATCCAGAATGTCGAGGCTGCGCCGTGGTGGATGGCTGTCGAGGGTGCGACCTGGCTCCGGCCGTACGGCCCTGGATCGAATGTCATTGAAGATGATCTGTTGAAACACCCCGTCACGCACGTCTCTTGGCGTGATGCACAGGCCTATGCCGAGTGGGCGGGCAAGCGCCTCCCGACCGAGGCCGAATGGGAGTATGCTGCCCGTGGCGGTCTCGAAGGGAAGCGATTCCCATGGGGAGATGAACTGAAGCCGGACGGTGAGCACCGTTGTAACATCTGGCAAGGAGAGTTCCCCGAGCGCAACACCGGCGACGACGGCTATCTTGCAACGGCGCCGGTCAACGAGTACGAGCCCAACGGGTACGGACTCTATAACGTCTCAGGTAACGTGTGGGAATGGTGCGCCGACTGGTTCAGTCCGGACTATCACACCACTGACGCCTACGATCCGGACAACCCGACCGGGCCATCTGAGGGGGACCAACGGGTGATGCGCGGTGGATCACATCTCTGTCACCGGTCGTGGTGCAACCGGTACCGTGTCGCGGCTCGGTCGAAGAACACGCCCGACAGCTCGACGAGCAACATTGGTTTCCGATGCGTCGTCGACGCAAACCCCGAGTGA
- a CDS encoding DUF7260 family protein, producing MRSLARAWRSEIRMNDSEASAIALTASYQSRRIHPLTFRRELGLGTDVCSSMLPPSPDSREHSGRYSRGLYRFLRTSRQVVFLQGDQQQFEERVEDILSVRQSTLNTRPSLPHLDRHDLCECLYSEESWTYPVLIAARHLLNSIAFTTGNQPRSTETLASEYPTFN from the coding sequence ATGAGGTCGCTGGCCCGGGCTTGGAGGTCGGAGATCCGTATGAACGACTCTGAGGCCTCGGCCATAGCCTTGACCGCTTCTTATCAATCTCGCAGGATCCACCCTCTCACTTTCCGCCGCGAGCTTGGTCTGGGAACAGACGTTTGTTCGTCAATGCTGCCGCCTTCACCGGATTCAAGAGAGCACTCCGGTCGGTACAGCAGGGGCTTATATCGATTCTTGAGGACTTCGAGACAAGTAGTATTTCTTCAGGGGGACCAGCAACAATTCGAAGAGCGAGTAGAGGATATTCTCTCAGTTCGCCAATCTACGTTAAATACGCGGCCTTCACTTCCTCATCTCGACAGACACGATCTTTGTGAGTGTCTCTACAGTGAGGAGTCTTGGACATATCCAGTCCTTATCGCTGCCAGACACTTACTTAATTCAATCGCTTTTACGACCGGTAATCAGCCACGCTCCACAGAAACTCTAGCGAGTGAGTACCCAACGTTTAATTGA
- a CDS encoding Gfo/Idh/MocA family protein has product MTWRFVGANFDQMHMNTNLQWVHEHPNAEIVGVCDETPETSTGSLPEAVETLDLSDDIVFEDLDECLETVDADVVIGCPRNSLHADFVERVAPYGMHVVVEKPLSVTLADADRMLNSMANTDGKLFINWPAAWDAERHTLRRLVSDGVIGDVIEVQYYGGNAGAPPDDSWFYDSTDGGGSMLDYLGYGSTFSTWFRDGELPETVIAESYTPEDGPVDVQSATICRYEDGLSTLQTTWRMLTNPWEVQPTNKKGYEIIGTDGAISNRTEGDLIQVSTADTPEGYTVTADTLEPQYKDLAHYVIHCLENDKDPEGPLDPEFCREAHRIVETARRSAEAGERLELVD; this is encoded by the coding sequence ATGACGTGGCGATTCGTCGGTGCGAATTTCGATCAGATGCACATGAACACGAACCTCCAGTGGGTTCACGAACATCCAAACGCCGAGATAGTCGGCGTCTGTGACGAGACACCTGAGACCTCAACTGGGTCCCTTCCAGAGGCTGTCGAAACTCTGGATCTTTCGGACGACATCGTTTTCGAGGATCTCGACGAATGTCTAGAAACCGTTGATGCCGACGTGGTCATCGGTTGCCCTCGTAACTCACTCCACGCGGACTTCGTCGAGCGAGTTGCGCCCTATGGGATGCATGTTGTCGTCGAAAAACCGCTTTCCGTGACGTTAGCGGACGCTGATCGGATGCTCAATTCGATGGCAAATACAGACGGCAAGTTATTCATCAACTGGCCGGCAGCTTGGGATGCCGAACGACACACGCTTCGTCGACTTGTCTCCGACGGCGTCATCGGCGACGTCATCGAAGTCCAATACTACGGTGGCAATGCCGGTGCACCGCCTGACGACAGCTGGTTCTACGATTCGACCGACGGCGGTGGTTCCATGCTCGATTACCTCGGTTACGGGTCGACCTTCTCGACGTGGTTCCGTGACGGAGAACTTCCAGAAACCGTAATCGCCGAGTCATATACACCCGAGGATGGGCCAGTTGATGTCCAGAGCGCGACAATCTGCCGTTACGAGGATGGGCTGTCGACACTCCAGACTACGTGGCGGATGCTCACCAATCCATGGGAGGTACAGCCGACAAACAAGAAGGGATACGAAATTATTGGAACCGACGGCGCGATCTCGAACCGAACAGAGGGTGACCTGATTCAGGTGTCAACTGCTGACACACCTGAAGGGTACACCGTGACGGCTGATACTCTGGAACCGCAGTACAAGGACCTTGCACACTACGTGATTCACTGTCTCGAAAACGACAAGGATCCCGAAGGGCCACTCGATCCCGAGTTCTGTCGGGAGGCCCACCGGATCGTCGAGACAGCACGGCGCAGTGCGGAGGCCGGCGAGCGACTCGAACTAGTCGATTAA
- a CDS encoding Gfo/Idh/MocA family protein: MRETGTTIGIIGLGLMGTRHAANLSDLDADIVAGTDVDPDARRAFENKFQATTYADHERMFESTDLDGVVITTPNKFHEPAATVALDDSVAVLCEKPLAHSLDSAERIAVADERSDAFCMAGFKHRFSPAASLFKAYQQDGELGDINAIEGAYVRRRGIPGLGSWFTNEEVAGGGSLIDIGVHAIDFALHLADYPDVKEITGVTRSTFITRDDYDDPDDWAGKWDTSDGSNDVDDSATVFLRCEDDLTISLEIAWATNRNPDETFIVRGTEAGVRMDLRGNSLEVYKTGSKDHDHYQDTTLRSERDTNKLYEEDAAFLEGIRTGERPEVNQIDEALQVQRVIDGIYQSSTQQSSITLDDNSQRQETIVEDD; encoded by the coding sequence ATGCGAGAAACAGGTACGACTATCGGTATCATTGGACTCGGTCTGATGGGTACGAGACACGCAGCAAACCTGTCGGATTTGGACGCAGACATCGTCGCCGGAACGGACGTCGATCCAGACGCCAGACGAGCTTTCGAGAACAAGTTCCAGGCAACGACATATGCCGATCATGAACGGATGTTTGAATCGACCGATCTCGATGGCGTGGTGATTACAACACCGAATAAGTTTCACGAACCAGCTGCGACGGTGGCACTCGACGACAGTGTCGCCGTCTTGTGTGAGAAACCGCTCGCACATTCGCTTGACTCGGCAGAGCGGATTGCCGTCGCAGACGAACGTTCAGACGCTTTCTGTATGGCTGGATTCAAACATCGCTTTAGCCCAGCTGCATCTCTATTCAAGGCTTATCAGCAGGACGGTGAACTGGGCGATATAAACGCTATCGAAGGTGCATATGTCCGTCGCCGTGGAATTCCCGGACTCGGATCGTGGTTTACTAACGAGGAGGTAGCCGGTGGCGGTTCGCTCATCGATATTGGCGTCCACGCGATCGATTTCGCTCTGCACCTAGCGGATTATCCGGACGTAAAGGAAATCACAGGTGTAACTCGAAGTACATTCATCACGAGAGACGATTATGACGACCCCGACGACTGGGCAGGGAAGTGGGACACGAGCGATGGTTCAAACGATGTCGACGATTCGGCGACAGTCTTCCTACGGTGTGAAGATGACTTGACGATATCACTCGAGATCGCGTGGGCGACGAACAGAAACCCGGACGAAACGTTCATCGTTCGCGGTACGGAGGCCGGTGTTCGTATGGATCTCCGTGGGAATTCGCTCGAGGTATATAAGACTGGCAGTAAGGATCATGACCACTACCAAGACACGACACTCAGATCTGAACGCGACACCAACAAGCTATATGAGGAAGACGCCGCGTTTTTGGAGGGGATCCGCACAGGTGAACGGCCAGAAGTAAATCAGATCGACGAAGCACTGCAGGTCCAACGCGTTATCGACGGGATTTATCAATCTAGCACGCAGCAATCATCAATCACCCTCGACGACAATAGCCAGCGTCAAGAAACAATCGTCGAAGACGATTAG
- a CDS encoding IS5 family transposase has translation MPKLLFRFVTQAASLAQKRCAASPTAVVSDPAGNGFAGWKHLTLHFLRVHMSASYAEIVDWASEMDRVRAVLQLTRFEFPAPSTLWRSFERVPTRIWRQLLDRSATRCDPGDHGAMDATFVDRQAASSHYISRSDRHIRTLKTTALVDTESCAVLDVHCSAHWPHDTQVGRRVALRNTDKIESLAGDKGYDDQSLRDALRSDGVRPVIKHRLFAHYDHAHNARLDSDLYGQRWMAESAFSAIKRRYGSAVRPGVWYREFRELVLTAAVYNLEQAIKE, from the coding sequence GTGCCTAAACTCCTCTTCCGCTTCGTTACACAAGCCGCATCGCTAGCTCAAAAGCGCTGTGCTGCCAGCCCCACGGCGGTGGTGAGTGACCCGGCTGGCAACGGATTTGCTGGCTGGAAGCATCTGACGCTGCATTTTCTGCGGGTTCACATGAGCGCGAGCTACGCGGAAATCGTCGACTGGGCCAGTGAGATGGATCGGGTACGCGCAGTCTTGCAGTTGACCCGCTTCGAGTTCCCGGCACCATCGACGCTGTGGCGGTCATTCGAGCGGGTGCCGACCCGCATCTGGCGCCAACTACTCGACCGTTCGGCGACCCGCTGCGATCCAGGCGATCACGGCGCGATGGATGCCACGTTTGTCGACCGCCAGGCGGCATCCAGCCACTATATCTCGCGGTCGGATCGCCACATACGGACGCTGAAAACGACGGCACTGGTCGATACGGAGTCGTGTGCCGTCCTCGACGTCCACTGTTCGGCACACTGGCCCCACGATACTCAGGTGGGCCGTCGGGTCGCGCTGCGCAACACCGACAAAATCGAGAGTCTCGCCGGCGACAAAGGCTATGACGACCAATCACTGCGGGACGCACTCCGTTCAGACGGCGTCCGGCCAGTGATCAAACATCGGCTGTTCGCCCACTACGACCACGCACACAACGCACGGTTGGACAGCGATCTTTACGGGCAGCGCTGGATGGCCGAGAGCGCATTCTCGGCCATCAAACGCCGATACGGATCCGCTGTCAGACCGGGCGTCTGGTACCGAGAGTTTCGTGAACTCGTGCTCACCGCCGCAGTCTACAACCTCGAGCAAGCAATCAAAGAGTGA
- a CDS encoding inorganic phosphate transporter, which yields MLALTAVVTLLLAVVGSLFMAWTIGAGSSGSTPFAPAVGANAISVMRAGFIVGLLGFAGAVLQGANVSETIGGELIRGVTLSPLAVIIGLFTAAALVAVGIFTGYPIATAFTVTGAMTSVGLALGGIPAWDTYGRIVALWLLIPFVGGGVSYATARILASPRIPTDVAIGVLGVLTALVVVNMEFTVLGPPGESRSLAVALWSLADATVGPSVPEQAGISLALAGGSGIALRRTHAASAVATERRFLLALGCLVAFSAGATQVGLAVGPLLPLLDQWTIPLVAVLALGGIGLLVGSWTGAPRMIKALSQDYSSLGSKRSIAALVPSFVIAQTAVFLGVPVSFNEIIVSAIIGSGYAAENSPVSVRKMRNTTVAWVGSLCLSGICSYIIITVVTAVS from the coding sequence ATGCTCGCGCTGACAGCAGTAGTAACACTGCTCCTCGCAGTCGTTGGGAGTCTCTTCATGGCGTGGACGATCGGCGCCGGATCGAGTGGATCAACGCCATTCGCGCCGGCGGTCGGTGCGAATGCGATTTCTGTGATGCGCGCGGGATTCATCGTAGGTTTGCTGGGTTTCGCCGGCGCCGTACTGCAGGGTGCGAATGTCTCTGAGACGATCGGCGGCGAGTTGATTCGGGGCGTCACACTATCCCCGCTCGCAGTCATTATCGGCCTGTTCACCGCTGCTGCGCTCGTCGCCGTCGGCATCTTCACGGGGTATCCGATTGCGACGGCGTTCACAGTCACGGGGGCAATGACTAGCGTTGGGCTCGCACTCGGAGGCATCCCTGCCTGGGACACCTACGGGCGAATCGTCGCACTGTGGCTCCTGATTCCGTTCGTCGGCGGTGGCGTCTCGTACGCCACCGCCAGGATACTGGCTTCGCCGCGAATTCCGACCGATGTTGCTATCGGCGTCCTCGGAGTCCTCACGGCACTCGTCGTCGTAAACATGGAGTTTACGGTCCTCGGGCCGCCTGGAGAGAGTCGGTCTCTTGCAGTTGCACTGTGGTCACTGGCCGATGCTACGGTCGGACCGTCCGTTCCCGAACAGGCAGGTATTTCGCTCGCGCTCGCCGGTGGAAGTGGCATCGCACTCAGGCGGACCCACGCCGCGTCGGCGGTGGCGACAGAGCGGCGGTTCCTGCTGGCTCTGGGCTGTCTGGTAGCGTTCTCCGCCGGCGCAACCCAGGTCGGACTAGCCGTCGGCCCGCTGCTGCCGCTGCTAGACCAGTGGACGATTCCGCTGGTTGCCGTGCTGGCGCTGGGAGGGATCGGACTGCTGGTGGGCTCGTGGACCGGCGCGCCGCGGATGATCAAAGCACTCTCACAGGACTACTCATCGCTGGGGTCGAAGCGATCGATTGCGGCCCTCGTTCCGTCATTCGTCATCGCCCAGACGGCCGTCTTCCTCGGTGTCCCCGTGTCGTTCAACGAGATCATCGTCAGCGCGATTATCGGGAGCGGTTATGCAGCGGAGAACTCGCCGGTGAGCGTCCGGAAAATGCGGAACACGACGGTGGCATGGGTCGGGTCCCTCTGCCTCTCAGGAATATGTAGCTACATCATCATAACTGTTGTAACGGCGGTTTCTTGA
- a CDS encoding Gfo/Idh/MocA family protein has translation MSSESFGIGLVGAGFISREAHAPSVEYIPNATIAGIQNRTRENAASLADECEQSSGAKPSVYGEGEVAELAADPDVDAIWITTPNFTRLAAVETVVEAVEDGADLQGIAVEKPIARTVAEGQRILDLVERADLPHAYLENWPHEPDIGDMKSLLWERGRDAGRPYIARSQAEHGGPHSGWFWDGRKQGGGALTDMLCHALVNNEVLLSDPNGSPLEAVSVTAETETLKWNRDTYAAELQDAYDIDFATNPVDDYASATIKYEDEQGRPVISEATGSWCYVGSGVRRTIELLGPEYSGQVLSDETSSSVFFSDELANGEGWAEKQNATSGRMPVAAAEVVNGGYVAENRDAVDAFRNGENGTLDLTDGLRVLRLCMAAYKAAETGNEVDPRTADLEKYVPIPARE, from the coding sequence ATGTCGTCAGAAAGCTTCGGCATCGGACTCGTCGGTGCCGGTTTCATTAGCCGCGAAGCACACGCACCTAGTGTCGAATACATTCCTAATGCTACGATTGCCGGCATCCAGAATCGAACGCGGGAGAATGCAGCGTCGCTTGCCGACGAGTGCGAACAGTCTAGTGGAGCGAAGCCCTCGGTGTATGGTGAGGGCGAAGTCGCCGAACTGGCTGCCGATCCCGATGTCGACGCAATCTGGATCACGACACCGAATTTTACGCGCCTCGCCGCAGTGGAGACCGTCGTCGAGGCCGTCGAAGACGGCGCCGACCTGCAGGGCATCGCTGTTGAGAAGCCCATCGCCAGAACAGTCGCTGAAGGTCAGCGGATTCTCGATCTCGTCGAGCGGGCTGACCTCCCGCACGCCTATCTGGAGAACTGGCCTCACGAACCTGATATTGGTGACATGAAATCGCTGCTGTGGGAACGTGGACGGGACGCCGGTCGTCCATACATCGCGCGCTCTCAGGCGGAACACGGCGGTCCGCATTCCGGCTGGTTTTGGGATGGTCGCAAGCAGGGCGGTGGAGCGCTGACAGATATGCTCTGTCATGCTCTCGTAAACAACGAAGTGTTACTATCCGACCCCAACGGATCACCCCTCGAAGCCGTCTCAGTTACGGCAGAAACTGAGACACTCAAGTGGAACCGTGACACCTACGCAGCGGAACTCCAGGACGCGTACGACATCGACTTCGCTACGAACCCTGTCGACGACTACGCGTCCGCTACAATCAAATACGAAGACGAACAAGGACGTCCGGTCATCTCTGAGGCGACCGGGTCTTGGTGCTACGTTGGCTCAGGCGTCCGTCGGACAATTGAACTGCTCGGACCGGAGTACTCGGGCCAGGTACTCTCCGACGAAACTTCCTCGAGCGTCTTCTTTTCCGACGAACTCGCGAACGGCGAGGGCTGGGCGGAGAAACAAAACGCCACCAGCGGTCGGATGCCCGTTGCGGCCGCCGAGGTCGTCAACGGCGGCTACGTCGCGGAGAACCGTGACGCGGTCGACGCCTTCAGGAACGGCGAGAACGGGACTCTCGACCTCACTGATGGACTCAGAGTCTTACGCCTGTGCATGGCCGCTTACAAGGCAGCCGAAACCGGAAATGAGGTTGACCCCCGAACTGCTGACCTGGAGAAGTACGTTCCGATCCCTGCGCGAGAGTAG
- a CDS encoding DUF3604 domain-containing protein: protein MRSDSSDSYQLFWGDFHKHMTGPGADRTELDTLLRYASQHLDVSVVQCYPFKWYRKGREGGIREESVGPDPEFESWWDDIQAASERNNQSGEFVTFPAYEWNGNRGRWGDHNVYYKDEGYPIDQTRDLPSLLENMASRDALVLPHHTAYNIGNRGKDWDVHDEVLSPLTEVYSSHGSSESIDSPVAMDDNPDMGPRTSGGTFVDGLDQGHHVGAIASNDGPGLPGTWGKGVAGIWATELTREAVWQALRDRRTYGVTGDRITLWWSIDSHPLGSHITDAVERNATVEVDCPLPLDRIELLHNGDVEHVYTHQDDTPVEESNRYRMLIEFGWGPTPEYGDFDETTFDWSGTISATNGTVTAVQPRFSGFGQEYDFRNGKCDFDVVTSRNNQSYLLPEGNADMTTQGFIVEVDGNDETVVVIDVEGERLEVPLERAQQENHLFAFETESCNRLAAEFELQDEDIANRDIVYHNARKVRAGQAHHESVCRTTVEFEDLPASSGEDYYYVRAAQRNGQYAWGSPIWIDE, encoded by the coding sequence ATGCGTTCAGATTCGTCCGATAGCTACCAGTTGTTCTGGGGAGACTTTCACAAGCACATGACCGGTCCGGGTGCGGACCGAACCGAACTCGATACTCTGCTACGGTACGCTAGTCAGCATCTCGATGTCTCCGTGGTACAGTGTTATCCGTTCAAGTGGTATCGCAAGGGCCGCGAGGGTGGTATTCGTGAGGAGTCAGTAGGTCCTGATCCGGAGTTCGAGTCGTGGTGGGACGATATCCAGGCTGCGTCAGAACGGAACAATCAGTCAGGAGAATTCGTCACGTTCCCGGCCTACGAATGGAACGGGAACCGCGGCCGATGGGGGGACCACAACGTCTACTACAAGGACGAGGGATATCCAATTGACCAGACACGTGATCTCCCCTCGCTTCTGGAGAACATGGCGTCCCGGGACGCACTTGTGTTGCCCCACCACACTGCCTATAACATCGGAAATCGCGGGAAAGATTGGGACGTCCATGACGAGGTGTTGTCTCCTTTGACCGAAGTGTACTCTAGTCACGGCTCCAGTGAGTCGATCGATTCCCCGGTTGCGATGGATGATAATCCTGATATGGGGCCCCGGACTTCCGGCGGCACATTCGTCGACGGTCTGGACCAAGGCCACCACGTTGGTGCCATCGCGTCCAACGATGGCCCAGGACTTCCAGGAACCTGGGGTAAAGGTGTCGCCGGTATCTGGGCGACCGAACTGACCCGCGAAGCCGTTTGGCAAGCGTTGCGGGACCGTCGCACCTACGGCGTCACCGGCGATCGGATTACGTTGTGGTGGTCGATCGACAGCCATCCACTTGGGTCACACATCACTGACGCTGTCGAGCGAAACGCTACTGTGGAAGTTGACTGTCCGCTCCCGCTCGACCGTATCGAACTCCTTCACAACGGCGATGTCGAGCATGTCTACACACACCAGGACGACACGCCAGTTGAGGAGTCAAATCGGTATCGGATGTTGATCGAGTTCGGCTGGGGACCGACTCCTGAGTACGGCGACTTCGACGAAACTACCTTCGACTGGTCCGGGACGATCAGTGCGACGAATGGCACGGTCACCGCAGTTCAGCCCCGTTTCAGTGGGTTCGGCCAAGAGTACGACTTCCGAAATGGCAAATGTGACTTCGATGTCGTCACGTCGCGAAACAACCAAAGCTATCTCCTTCCTGAAGGCAATGCTGATATGACCACGCAGGGTTTTATTGTTGAGGTGGACGGCAACGACGAGACTGTCGTCGTCATCGACGTCGAAGGCGAGCGATTGGAGGTCCCCCTCGAACGCGCCCAGCAAGAAAACCACTTGTTTGCGTTCGAGACGGAGTCCTGTAATCGTTTGGCGGCGGAGTTCGAACTTCAGGACGAAGACATCGCCAACCGGGATATCGTATATCATAACGCGCGGAAAGTCCGCGCCGGTCAGGCTCATCACGAGTCAGTCTGTCGGACGACAGTCGAGTTCGAGGACCTTCCCGCAAGCAGCGGTGAGGATTATTACTACGTTCGAGCCGCACAGCGTAACGGGCAGTATGCATGGGGATCACCAATCTGGATCGACGAGTGA
- a CDS encoding response regulator, whose protein sequence is MAGGTTVLVVDDNPGDRKFIKESLQASQLDVTVYTVATKDEALDAVSHQSESDTAPRPDVLLLDWSLSYETSEEVVDAAKSGEPPILVVVMTGSNPERSDLKSSVSRADLFIEKPTDPEGYVESLRSLLSSQ, encoded by the coding sequence ATGGCCGGCGGAACCACCGTACTGGTGGTCGACGACAACCCGGGGGATCGGAAATTCATCAAGGAATCATTGCAGGCCTCCCAGTTGGATGTGACTGTCTATACAGTGGCAACAAAGGATGAGGCTCTTGATGCCGTTTCTCATCAGAGCGAGTCTGACACGGCTCCCAGACCCGATGTCCTGTTGCTCGATTGGAGCCTTTCGTACGAGACGAGTGAAGAAGTGGTGGATGCTGCTAAATCAGGCGAGCCCCCTATTCTGGTCGTGGTAATGACGGGGTCGAACCCGGAGAGGAGCGATCTGAAATCAAGCGTGTCACGGGCAGACCTATTTATCGAGAAGCCGACTGACCCTGAAGGATACGTCGAATCACTCCGCTCACTGCTCTCCAGTCAGTAA
- a CDS encoding HalOD1 output domain-containing protein — translation MMGANPDLKPSVRVVQAVAESTGISPNELPPLYENIDPETLDTLLMRSSNLERIKFDYQGYSITVGAADEGTFTVDLQKKKETAIC, via the coding sequence ATGATGGGTGCAAATCCAGATTTAAAACCAAGTGTTAGGGTTGTACAAGCCGTTGCCGAGTCAACAGGCATTTCTCCAAATGAACTCCCCCCTCTCTACGAAAATATTGACCCAGAGACTCTCGATACTCTTCTAATGAGATCTTCAAACCTTGAGCGGATCAAATTTGACTATCAAGGATATTCTATCACCGTTGGGGCCGCGGATGAAGGTACATTCACTGTTGACCTTCAGAAAAAGAAGGAAACAGCCATTTGCTGA